The proteins below are encoded in one region of Vulpes lagopus strain Blue_001 chromosome 10, ASM1834538v1, whole genome shotgun sequence:
- the NIP7 gene encoding 60S ribosome subunit biogenesis protein NIP7 homolog, which yields MRPLTEEETRVMFEKMAKYIGENLQLLVDRPDGTYCFRLHNDRVYYVSEKILKLAANISGDKLVSLGTCFGKFTKSHRFRLHITALDYLAPYAKYKVWIKPGAEQSFLYGNHVLKSGLGRITENTCQYQGVVVYSMADVPLGFGVAAKSTQDCRKVDPMAIVVFHQADIGEYVRHEETLT from the exons ATGCGGCCTCTGACTGAAGAGGAGACCCGCGTGATGTTTGAGAAGATGGCGAAATA CATCGGCGAGAATCTCCAGCTGCTGGTGGACAGGCCGGACGGCACGTACTGTTTCAGGCTGCACAACGACCGCGTGTACTACGTGAG TGAGAAGATCCTGAAGTTGGCCGCCAACATCTCTGGGGACAAGCTGGTGTCGCTGGGGACCTGCTTCGGGAAATTCACCAAGAGTCACAGATTCCGGTTACACATCACAGCTCTGGACTACCTCGCACCCTATGCCAAG tatAAAGTGTGGATAAAGCCTGGAGCAGAGCAGTCTTTCCTGTATGGGAACCATGTGTTGAAATCGGGACTGGGTCGAATCACTGAAAATACTTGCCAGTACCAGGGAGTGGTGGTGTACTCCATGGCAGACGTCCCTTTG GGTTTTGGGGTGGCAGCAAAGTCTACACAAGACTGCAGGAAAGTAGACCCCATGGCGATTGTGGTATTTCATCAAGCAGACATTGGGGAATATGTGCGGCATGAAGAGACATTGACTTAA